CCGCTCTGAACATTTGGAAAGATTGAAAATGAGCGATTCCGTCAAGCGTGTGGTTTTGGCCTTTTCCGGAGGTCTTGATACCAGTGTGATCCTGAAGTGGTTGCAGCAAGAATATAATTGTGAAGTCGTTACTTTTACTGCTGATCTGGGACAGGGAGAGGAATTAGAACCTGCGCGCAAGACGGCAGAATTGCTGGGTGTTAAGCCTGAACATATCTTCATTGATGATTTGCGCGAAGAATTTGTGAAAGATTATGTCTTCCCGATGATGCGGGCCAATGCGCTTTATGAGGGGCTCTATCTGCTCGGCACTTCAATCGCTCGGCCGCTTATTTCAAAGCGCCAGATAGAGATTGCCAAAGCGACTGGCGCTGATGCCGTGGCTCATGGTGCAACAGGGAAAGGCAATGATCAGATCCGCTTTGAACTAGGATATTATGGGCTGAACCCCGAGGTGAAGGTTATAGCGCCTTGGCGGGAATGGGATTTGACGAGCCGTACCCGGTTAATTGAATTTGCTGAAAAGCACCAAATTCCTGTCCCCAAGGATAAGCGTGGTGAAGCACCATTTTCGACAGACGCAAACATGTTGCATACCTCGTCCGAGGGCAAAGTGCTGGAAGATCCATGGGAAGAGGTGCCGGATTACGTCTATTCGCGGACTAACAATCCCGAGGATGCGCCGGATACGCCGGAATATATCACCATCGATTTTGAACATGGTGATGGTGTAGCCATTAATGGTGAGGGGATGAGCCCCGCGACCTTACTCGAAAAGCTGAATGACTATGGTCGTGAGCACGGCATTGGTCGGCTCGATCTGGTCGAGAACCGCTTTGTCGGCATGAAATCGCGCGGCATGTATGAAACGCCGGGTGGTACGATTTATCATGCGGCCCATCGCGGTATAGAGCAATTGACCCTCGACAGCGGCGCAGCCCATATGAAAGATGAACTGGCACCGCGTTATGCAGAACTGGTCTATAACGGTTTCTGGTTTGCGCCCGAACGTGAGATGTTGCAGGCGGCGATTGACAAGAGCCAGGAGCGGGTGACCGGAACGGTGCGGCTGAAGCTCTATAAGGGCTCGGTTAATGTGGTTGGCCGCAAGGCGGATGTCGATTTTAACCTCTACAGCGAAGATGTCGTTACCTTTGAGGATGATGCGGGCGCTTATGATCAGAAAGACGCAGAAGGCTTTATCAAACTCAATGCCTTGCGGCTTCGGTTGCTAGGTAAGCGTGACGGCTGAACTGACCTGACATGCTGATCGCGATCTTTACCCTGCTGGTTGGCTTCGTCGTCCTGATTGTGGGCGGAGAACTGCTGGTGCGCGGCGCTGTTCGTGTGGCGGAGCGGGCTGGCATGTCAGAACTGTTGATCGGTCTCACTATCGTTGGCTTTGGTACTTCGGCGCCGGAATTAGTCGCGAGTGTAGAAGCGGCGCGTGCGGGATCGCCTGGCATAGCCTGGGGTAATGTCGTTGGGTCGAACCTCGCCAACAGTCTGCTGATCCTGGGGACAGCCTCCTTGATCTTGCCGATGGTCGTGCCGCGCGGGCCATTGTGGCGCGATGGCGGGTTGGCATTGGTTGCAACGGTCGTTCTCTGGCTGGTGGCAAGTACAAGCGGGATCACCGTTGCTATTGGTGTCGGTTTTCTCCTCGTTCTCTGCGCCTATCTCAGCTATGCTTATTGGGCTGAGAAGACGCAGCCTATCGGCGCGAGCGCGCTGCACGAGAAGGCGGAGTCGCTCGAAGTCACGGATACACATTTGCACGATGTCGAGCCGCTCTGGCGATCCGTTCTGATATTGATTGCGGGTATTGTGTTGATCGTTTTGGGCGGTCGCTGGCTCGTTGAAGGGGCTGTGGATCTGGCGCGTTTGATCGGCATGAGTGAGGCTGTAATCGGGCTTACGGTCATTGCCATCGGTACTTCGCTGCCGGAACTGGTGACCTCTGTTATTGCGGCTTACAAGGGGGCGAGCGCGGTAGCGCTGGGTAATGTGCTGGGGTCGAACATCTTCAACCTGCTGCTGATTGGCGGGGTTACTGCGGTGATTGCGCCGGGGACCATTCCGGGTGAGATCACCAACTATGGTCTGCCTTTGCTGATTGCGACGTCGTTACTGTTGATGCTCTTTGCTGCCACAGGGCGGCGGATAACGCGGTGGGAGGGGGCTGTCCTCTTGATCATTTACATCGCGCAGCTCGTTTACAATGTGGTGGCGGTCTAAGGCCTTCCCTAGGGACTGAAGTTTGCGAAAGGGCCGCGGAGATTGACTCTACGTTTATATTTCGATATTACTGGAAATATGGAAACGATTCGAAGTCATACTGCTGTCGACGCCCTCTCTGCACTGGCGCAAGAACATCGCCTGGCGATATTTCGCTTGCTGGTGCAGGCGGGGCGCAGCGGATTGCCTGCCGGGCAAATTGCCAAGGAACTAGATATGCCAGCCAGTTCGCTATCTTTTCACCTGTCGCACCTCAAAAATGGTGGTGTGGTGAGCGATGAAAGGGATGGCCGTTCGATCATCTATCGCGCCGATTTTCAGGCGATGAACCAGTTGATGGCGTTTCTCCTGGAAAATTGCTGTGCGGGCGATGACTGCCTGCCGACGGATGCAGCGGACACATGTATGGAAGGACAAGACGCATGAAAAGATTTCACCTCAACCTGAAAGTATCGGATCTCGAAAAATCCCGAGCCTATTATGCCAACCTGTTCGGCGAGCAACCAGCTGTGGTGAAGCCCGATTATATCAAGTGGATGCTGGACGATCCGTATATCAATTTCTCGATCGAGCCTGTCAGCGACGCCACTGGCGGCGAAACCGGCATCGCCCATGTCGGCCTGCAAGCAGAAAGTCCTGAAGAACTGCAAGCCGTCTACGAGCGTGTGCAGGATGCCGCCGGTCCGCGGTTTGAGGAAGGCGCGACCACCTGCTGCTATGCCTCATCAGAGAAAAACTGGACACAGGACCCGGACGGCCTGATCTGGGAAGCCTTCTACACCGACGGACAGGTCACCCATTATGGGAAATTGCCGGATCTCGGCGGCGGTAAATCCGACGCTGCGTGCTGCTTGAACTAAGGCGCAGAAAATGGGGGATTTTTCAAGGGCGCAAAAGCTCGGCGCCGAAGCGCTGGGATCGTTTTTCCTGTTTGTCACCGTGGTTGGCTCAGGGATCATGGCCGAAAATCTGGCGGGCGGGAATGTCGCTATCGCGCTGCTCGGCAATACGCTGGCAACCGGCGCGATATTATTCGTGCTGATCGCGATATTGGCACCGATATCGGGTGCGCATTTCAATCCGGCGGTCACCTTTGTCATGATCTTGCGCAAAGAACTGACACTGAATGTTGGCGTTTTGTTTGTCATTGCGCAGCTCATCGGTGGTCTGATTGGTGTCTGGGCGGCCCATCTCATGTTTGAACTGCCGGTTTTCCAGCTGAGCGAGAAAACCCGAACCGGCGGTGGCCAGTGGCTCGGAGAACTGATCGCAACCTTCGGATTGCTGTTCACGATATTGGGTACGGTGCGCTTTCGCCCCGATTGGGTGGCACCAGCGGTGGGGCTTTATATATCCGCGGGCTATTGGTTCACCAGCTCGACTAGCTTTGCCAATCCGGCGATCACGGTTGGCCGCGCCTTTTCCAACAGCTTTGCCGGAATCGCGCCAGCGGATGTGGCTGGATTTGTCGCCGCTCAGTTTGTCGGTGCGGCCTTGGCATGGATGGTCACGCGCTGGATGTTTGCACCTTCACCTGCGACAGAAAATTAAGGCGTTGCAAATTTGGGAATCAATCCCTAAATAGCAGTCATCCCAACATTGTGAGATTTTGAAGGGGCTGGCGCCAAACGGGGCCGGCGCAAAAGAGTTTTGCATTTTTACTGGAACCAAATTTGACGGATATGACTGCCATTATGAACCTGATCACACCGGAAGCGGAAGCTTTGGGTTTTGAACTGGTGCGCGTGCAGTTTGTATCCGGCGCGGATGAGCCGACCTTGCAGATCATGGCGGAGCGACCAGAGACGGGCCAGCTCGGCATTGACGATTGCGCGGCCTTGTCACGGCGGATTTCAGAAAAATTTGATGTGCTGGAAGAAGAAGGGCGTGATCCGATTGAGGAAGCCTATCGGCTCGAAGTCAGTTCACCCGGTATCGATCGCCCGCTAACCCGCGCAAAAGACTACGCGAATTGGGCCGGACATGAAGCACGGATCAATCTGATCGAGGCGGTTTCGGGCAAGAAGCAATTGCGCGGCTTGCTAGACGGCATCGAAGGTGAGATAATAGCGATTGACGATCGCAAGGCGGGGCGTCAAACGACCACTCTCGACAACGTGCATAGCGCAAAACTGATTCTGACCGACGCCCTGATTGCTGCGACCATCCCGGTTTCTGCCGATGGCGCCGATGAAATTGAAGAAGATACTCTAAACGAAGAACAGGAAGACTAATCATGGCCAGTGCCATTTCTGCAAATAAGGCTGAATTGCTAGCTATCGCCAATGCCGTTGCATCGGAAAAGATGATCGACAAGACCATCGTCGTTGAAGCAATGGAAGAGGCGATCCAGAAAGCCGCTCGTGCTCGCTATGGTGCGGAAAATGATATTCGTGCCAAGCTCGACCTGCAAACCGGCGACCTGCGTCTCTGGCGTGTGGTTGAGGTGGTTGAAGAAGTTGAAGACTATTTCAAGCAGGTTGACCTGAAACAGGCCGATAAGCTGGAAAAAGGCTCGAAACTGGGCGACTTTATCGTTGATCCGCTGCCTGCTGTTGATCTGGGCCGCATTGATGCGCAGTCCGCGAAACAGGTTATCTTTCAGAAAGTCCGTGACGCAGAGCGTGAGCGGCAGTTTGAAGAGTTTAAAGACCGCGCTGGTGAAATCATCACCGGTGTCGTGAAGTCGGTAGAATTCGGCCATGTCGTCGTTGATCTGGGCCGTGCCGAAGGTGTTATCCGCCGCGACCAGCAAATTCCGCGCGAAGCCGCCCGTGTTGGTGACCGCGTCCGTTCGCTGATCATGAATGTGCGCCGCGAAAATCGCGGACCACAGATATTCCTGTCTCGCGCCCATCCCGATTTCATGAAGCTCTTGTTTGCGCAGGAAGTTCCCGAAATTTATGACGGCATAATCGAGATTAAAGCCGCCGCCCGTGACCCCGGCAGCCGCGCCAAAATCGGCGTGATCAGCCAGGACAGCTCAATCGATCCGGTTGGTGCCTGTGTGGGTATGAAGGGTAGCCGTGTTCAGGCCGTCGTGCAGGAAATGCAGGGCGAAAAAATCGACATCATTCCTTGGTCCGACGATATCGCGACCTTTGTTGTCAACGCACTGCAGCCTGCAACGGTGAGCCGCGTGCTGATTGACGAAGAAGAAGGCCGCATCGAAGTGGTTGTTCCTGACGATCAGCTCAGCCTTGCCATTGGTCGCCGCGGACAGAATGTCCGTCTCGCGTCACAATTGACCGGCCTGGCCATCGACATCATGACCGAAGCCGACAGCAGCGAGAAGCGTCAGGCCGAATTTGCCGTCCGCACCGCGATGTTCCAGGAAGATCTCGACGTGGATGAAACCTTGTCGCAGCTTCTGGTCGCTGAAGGCTTTAGCGAGATGGAAGAAGTCGCTTATGTCGCACCGGAAGAGCTTTCCAATATCGAAGGCTTTGACGATGAGCTGGCGGCCGAACTGCAAAGCCGTGCGCTGGAAGCATTGGAGCGTCGTGAGGCGGCTGCCAAGGCAGAGCGTACCGAGCTTGGCGTTGAAGATGCGATTGCCGAACTGCCTCATATGACCGAAGCCATGCTGGTGACTCTGGGTAAAGCGGGCCTCAAAACTCTCGACGATGTTGCTGATCTGGCAACCGACGAGCTGGTTCTGAAGCGCAAAGCCGAGCCACGCCGCCGCAATGACAATCGCAAGCCAGAGCCCGATGGCGTACTGGCGCAATATGGTCTGACCGAAGAGCAGGGCAATGAGATTATCATGGCCGCTCGTGCGCACTGGTTTGACGACGAGGAAGAAGCTGCTCCGGCTGCTGAAGCTGAGGCGGAAACAGGGGAGGACGCTAATGCGGAAGCTCCCCAATGAGACGCCTTCTAAACCTTTAGATCGCGCACCACACCGTAAATGCATATTGACTGGGGAGAGCCTTCCCCAGGAAGCATTAGTGCGTTTGGCGCTCAGCCCCGATGACGGGATTGCCCCCGATGTCCGTGCCAAAGCGCCGGGCCGTGGCGCCTGGATCAGTGTCGATCGCAATGCATTGGAGCAGGCGCAGGCCAAGGGCGCGCTGAAAGGCGCATTGTCGCGCGCCTTCAAAACCGGCAAGCTTGATATTCCCGATGATCTGGCCGCACAGGTTGAAAATGCTCTGGAACGCGCCACATTAGACAGGCTGGGACTGGAAGCGCGTGGCGGAATGCTTCTGACCGGTTCAGAAAAGATTGAAACGGCTGCGCGGCAGGGCGATCTTCAGATGCTCCTCCACGCCGCTGATGCTGGTCGTGACGGGTCTACTAAACTCGATCAGGCATGGCGCGTCGGCAGTGACCGGGAAGGGCAGGATGTCCGCGGTCAGATATTGCCGGTGGACCGACAGGCCCTTTCTGTGGCATTGGGCCGTCAAAATGTCGTGCATATAGGTATAACCGACCACAGGGCGGCGGGGCGAATATCGCACATGCTGGATAGATGGCGTCACTTTATCGGGTCTGAGAAGGCCGGTGGCGCCAGCGATCATGGTAGTGATGATGGCGGTGAGGCGAAGAAGAAAGTTGCGTGAACTGGTTTGAAGTTGATCAGTTAAAATATTGAAGTAATGAATTTTTTTAAGGATTAAGTCTGTTCGATGAGTGAAGATAACAAAGATACCGCAAAACCTGCACGCAAGCCTTTGGGACTGAAGCGTTCGGTTGAGCCCGGTGAAGTCAAACAGACGTTTAGCCACGGTCGGACCAACAAGGTCGTCGTCGAGGTCAAGCGCCGTAAACTCGTGGGCAAGCCCGGAGCACAGGAAGCTGCCAAGGATATAGTGCCGGAAACCCCGGCACCGGCGCCTGCGCCTGCTCCTGTTGAAGCGAAGAAGCCGGCTCCGGCGCCCAAGCCAAAGCAGGAAGACGTGCTGACCCGTCAGGAAAAGCAGGCGAAATTGCTGCGCGAGGCCGAAGAAGCCCGTCTGGCCGCCATGGAAGAAGCGCGCAAACGCGATACCAAGGCCAAGAAAGACCAGACCGCCGAAGAGAAAAAGCGCGCCGAAGACAAGCGTAAGGCGGAAGAAGAAGCGGCTAAAAAGGCTCAGGAAGAGATTAAAGCGGCGGAAGAAGCGGCTGCTGCTGCGGCTGCCGAAGCGGCAGAGGCACCAAAGGCTGACGAAGCCAAGCCAGCGACCAGCGGCACGTCACATCCGCCTGCACGCAAATTTACACCGGTTGAGGCTCCGAAACGGCCTGAACCGAAGCAGAAGCCAAAAACCGGACGCAGTGATCGTGGTGATCGCCGCCAATCCGGCAAGCTGACCGTTAACCGCGCTCTCCGCGGGGAAGACGGCGCAGCACGTGCACGTTCGCTTGCGGCGCTGAAACGCGCGCGTGAGAAAGAAAAGCGGGCGCAAATGTCGGGTCAACCGCGCGAGCCGCGTGAGAAGCAGATTCGTGATGTGATCGTGCCGGAAGCAATTACCGTGCAGGAACTGTCCAAGCGCATGGGCGAAAAGGGCGCTGATCTCGTCAAATCCCTGTTCAACATGGGTTCGATGGTGACCGTCAACCAGACGATTGATCAGGATACAGCAGAATTGCTGGTCGAGGAATTTGGCCACAATATCCAGCGCGTGTCCGAGGCCGACGTTGAAATTGATACGGAATCGGATGTTGATCCGGAAGAAACGCTGAAACCGCGTCCGCCGGTGGTTACGATTATGGGGCATGTCGACCATGGTAAGACGTCGCTGCTCGACGCACTGCGCGGTACCGATGTGGTCGCTGGCGAAGCTGGCGGCATTACCCAACATATCGGCGCTTATCAGGTTAAAATGAAAAATGGCGACAAGATCACCTTCCTCGATACGCCGGGCCATGAAGCCTTTACCAGCATGCGGCTGCGCGGGGCGAATGCCACCGATATCGTTATCCTGGTGGTGGCGGCCGATGACGGTCTGATGCCGCAGACGATTGAGGCGATCAACCACACCAAGGCGGCCGATGTGCCGATGATTGTGGCGATCAACAAGATCGACAAGGAAGGCGCCGACCCGATGCAGGTGCGCACGCGTCTGTTGGAACATGAAGTGATCGTCGAGGAAATGTCTGGTGACGTGCAGGATGTTGAAGTTTCTGCACTCAAGAAGACCAATCTCGAAGAGCTGATCGAGAAGATTCACTTGCAGGCCGAACTGCTTGAACTCAAGGCCCGTCCCGATCGTGCCGCTGAGGGCATTGTGATCGAGGCCAAGCTCGACAAGGGACGCGGTCCTGTGGCCACCGTTTTGGTCCAGCGCGGTACGCTGAAACGCGGTGATATCTTTGTTGTCGGCTCGCAAACCGGTAAGGTTCGGGCGATGATCGACGACAAGGGCGCACAGCCCAAGGAAGCCGGTCCATCGGTTCCGGTCGAAGTGCTGGGTCTGTCCGGCGTTCCGTCTGCCGGCGACAAGCTGACCGTGGTCGAGAATGAATCGCGCGCGCGCGAAGTCGCGACCTACCGTGCTGAGCAAGAGAAACTGCAACGCACGACGCAGGCACCGACGAGCCTGGAGAATATGTTCTCTGCGGCTGCGGACAGCGCGGTTGAATTCCCGCTGCTCGTTAAAGCCGACGTGCAGGGCAGTACCGAGGCGATTGTCCAGGCACTGAACAAGATATCCAATGACGATATCAAGGTCCGCATCCTGCACAGCGGCGTGGGCGCGATCACCGAGTCCGACGTAACCTTGGCAAGTGCCAGCAAGGCCCCGATTATCGGCTTTAACGTCCGTCCCAATGCCAAGGCGCGCGAAATTGCGAAGCGCGATGGTGTGCGGCTGAAATATTTCGATATCATCTATGATCTGACCGATGAAATCCGCGCTGAAATGGCCGGTGAGCTGGGCCCAGAGAAGATCGAGAACGTCATGGGCCGCGCCGAGGTCAAAGAGGTGTTCAAATCGGGCAAGCGCGACAAGGCCGCTGGTCTGCTGGTCACCGAAGGAACGCTCCGCAAAGGCCTATTCGCACGGCTCACCCGCGAGGATGTCATCGTCAGCAAGACGACCATCGCCTCGCTGCGCCGCTTCAAAGACG
This DNA window, taken from Parasphingorhabdus litoris DSM 22379, encodes the following:
- a CDS encoding argininosuccinate synthase, with translation MSDSVKRVVLAFSGGLDTSVILKWLQQEYNCEVVTFTADLGQGEELEPARKTAELLGVKPEHIFIDDLREEFVKDYVFPMMRANALYEGLYLLGTSIARPLISKRQIEIAKATGADAVAHGATGKGNDQIRFELGYYGLNPEVKVIAPWREWDLTSRTRLIEFAEKHQIPVPKDKRGEAPFSTDANMLHTSSEGKVLEDPWEEVPDYVYSRTNNPEDAPDTPEYITIDFEHGDGVAINGEGMSPATLLEKLNDYGREHGIGRLDLVENRFVGMKSRGMYETPGGTIYHAAHRGIEQLTLDSGAAHMKDELAPRYAELVYNGFWFAPEREMLQAAIDKSQERVTGTVRLKLYKGSVNVVGRKADVDFNLYSEDVVTFEDDAGAYDQKDAEGFIKLNALRLRLLGKRDG
- a CDS encoding calcium/sodium antiporter, which produces MLIAIFTLLVGFVVLIVGGELLVRGAVRVAERAGMSELLIGLTIVGFGTSAPELVASVEAARAGSPGIAWGNVVGSNLANSLLILGTASLILPMVVPRGPLWRDGGLALVATVVLWLVASTSGITVAIGVGFLLVLCAYLSYAYWAEKTQPIGASALHEKAESLEVTDTHLHDVEPLWRSVLILIAGIVLIVLGGRWLVEGAVDLARLIGMSEAVIGLTVIAIGTSLPELVTSVIAAYKGASAVALGNVLGSNIFNLLLIGGVTAVIAPGTIPGEITNYGLPLLIATSLLLMLFAATGRRITRWEGAVLLIIYIAQLVYNVVAV
- a CDS encoding ArsR/SmtB family transcription factor, producing the protein METIRSHTAVDALSALAQEHRLAIFRLLVQAGRSGLPAGQIAKELDMPASSLSFHLSHLKNGGVVSDERDGRSIIYRADFQAMNQLMAFLLENCCAGDDCLPTDAADTCMEGQDA
- a CDS encoding VOC family protein is translated as MKRFHLNLKVSDLEKSRAYYANLFGEQPAVVKPDYIKWMLDDPYINFSIEPVSDATGGETGIAHVGLQAESPEELQAVYERVQDAAGPRFEEGATTCCYASSEKNWTQDPDGLIWEAFYTDGQVTHYGKLPDLGGGKSDAACCLN
- a CDS encoding aquaporin, with the translated sequence MGDFSRAQKLGAEALGSFFLFVTVVGSGIMAENLAGGNVAIALLGNTLATGAILFVLIAILAPISGAHFNPAVTFVMILRKELTLNVGVLFVIAQLIGGLIGVWAAHLMFELPVFQLSEKTRTGGGQWLGELIATFGLLFTILGTVRFRPDWVAPAVGLYISAGYWFTSSTSFANPAITVGRAFSNSFAGIAPADVAGFVAAQFVGAALAWMVTRWMFAPSPATEN
- the rimP gene encoding ribosome maturation protein RimP → MTDMTAIMNLITPEAEALGFELVRVQFVSGADEPTLQIMAERPETGQLGIDDCAALSRRISEKFDVLEEEGRDPIEEAYRLEVSSPGIDRPLTRAKDYANWAGHEARINLIEAVSGKKQLRGLLDGIEGEIIAIDDRKAGRQTTTLDNVHSAKLILTDALIAATIPVSADGADEIEEDTLNEEQED
- the nusA gene encoding transcription termination factor NusA → MASAISANKAELLAIANAVASEKMIDKTIVVEAMEEAIQKAARARYGAENDIRAKLDLQTGDLRLWRVVEVVEEVEDYFKQVDLKQADKLEKGSKLGDFIVDPLPAVDLGRIDAQSAKQVIFQKVRDAERERQFEEFKDRAGEIITGVVKSVEFGHVVVDLGRAEGVIRRDQQIPREAARVGDRVRSLIMNVRRENRGPQIFLSRAHPDFMKLLFAQEVPEIYDGIIEIKAAARDPGSRAKIGVISQDSSIDPVGACVGMKGSRVQAVVQEMQGEKIDIIPWSDDIATFVVNALQPATVSRVLIDEEEGRIEVVVPDDQLSLAIGRRGQNVRLASQLTGLAIDIMTEADSSEKRQAEFAVRTAMFQEDLDVDETLSQLLVAEGFSEMEEVAYVAPEELSNIEGFDDELAAELQSRALEALERREAAAKAERTELGVEDAIAELPHMTEAMLVTLGKAGLKTLDDVADLATDELVLKRKAEPRRRNDNRKPEPDGVLAQYGLTEEQGNEIIMAARAHWFDDEEEAAPAAEAEAETGEDANAEAPQ
- a CDS encoding DUF448 domain-containing protein, whose translation is MRKLPNETPSKPLDRAPHRKCILTGESLPQEALVRLALSPDDGIAPDVRAKAPGRGAWISVDRNALEQAQAKGALKGALSRAFKTGKLDIPDDLAAQVENALERATLDRLGLEARGGMLLTGSEKIETAARQGDLQMLLHAADAGRDGSTKLDQAWRVGSDREGQDVRGQILPVDRQALSVALGRQNVVHIGITDHRAAGRISHMLDRWRHFIGSEKAGGASDHGSDDGGEAKKKVA
- the infB gene encoding translation initiation factor IF-2 is translated as MSEDNKDTAKPARKPLGLKRSVEPGEVKQTFSHGRTNKVVVEVKRRKLVGKPGAQEAAKDIVPETPAPAPAPAPVEAKKPAPAPKPKQEDVLTRQEKQAKLLREAEEARLAAMEEARKRDTKAKKDQTAEEKKRAEDKRKAEEEAAKKAQEEIKAAEEAAAAAAAEAAEAPKADEAKPATSGTSHPPARKFTPVEAPKRPEPKQKPKTGRSDRGDRRQSGKLTVNRALRGEDGAARARSLAALKRAREKEKRAQMSGQPREPREKQIRDVIVPEAITVQELSKRMGEKGADLVKSLFNMGSMVTVNQTIDQDTAELLVEEFGHNIQRVSEADVEIDTESDVDPEETLKPRPPVVTIMGHVDHGKTSLLDALRGTDVVAGEAGGITQHIGAYQVKMKNGDKITFLDTPGHEAFTSMRLRGANATDIVILVVAADDGLMPQTIEAINHTKAADVPMIVAINKIDKEGADPMQVRTRLLEHEVIVEEMSGDVQDVEVSALKKTNLEELIEKIHLQAELLELKARPDRAAEGIVIEAKLDKGRGPVATVLVQRGTLKRGDIFVVGSQTGKVRAMIDDKGAQPKEAGPSVPVEVLGLSGVPSAGDKLTVVENESRAREVATYRAEQEKLQRTTQAPTSLENMFSAAADSAVEFPLLVKADVQGSTEAIVQALNKISNDDIKVRILHSGVGAITESDVTLASASKAPIIGFNVRPNAKAREIAKRDGVRLKYFDIIYDLTDEIRAEMAGELGPEKIENVMGRAEVKEVFKSGKRDKAAGLLVTEGTLRKGLFARLTREDVIVSKTTIASLRRFKDDVEEVRAGMECGAVLEDTNDIKPGDMLEVFEVEEKERVL